The window CAGCGCCGGCAGGTCGCAAGGCGCCATTTCCCGCTTGCTGCGCCGGCTGAAACTGAGCATGTGGGTGACGATCTTCGCTGCCCGCGCGCCGGCCTGCTGGATGCCGTCGAGCAACTGCGGCACCTCGCGACTGGTGAGGTACTGGTTGACGGTGCCCAGGTCGATGCCCGCCTGCTCGGCGTACTCGAGGTTCTTCGGCAGCTCCGAGGACAGTCGTCGGCGAATGTTCTGCACGTTGTGCAGGATCGCGCCCAAGGGGTTGTTGATCTCGTGGGCCATGCCGGCGGCCAGCCCGCCGACCGAGAGCATTTTCTCCGACTGCACCATCATTTCTTCCAGGGACAGGCGCTGGGTGATGTCGTCGATTCGGATCACCACGCCACGACCGGCACCGCCCATCAGCGGATAGAAGGTCAGGGCATAGTGACGGGCCTCGTCGTCCTTGACCCAGGTGACGCGCTCGATCTTCGCCACGGTGTGTTGCTCGACGGTGTCCTTGAGCTGCGGCAGGAAGGGTTTGAGCGGCTCGAAGGCGAGGAAGATCGGCTGGTTCAGCGCTTCGTCCAGGCGCGTACCGGAAAGGGCACTGGCCTCCTGGTTCCATTGGGTGACGTACAACTGTTCATCCAGGGCGATCAGTGCCGAGGGCATGGAGTCGATGATGCTGTTGAGGTAGTTCTGAAAGCCCGTGAGCTTCTTCTCGATCTTGCTGCGGACCTGGACTTCGAGTTCGAGCTTGCGATTGGTATGGCGGGTTTCCTCGGCCAGGCCCTGGGCCTGGTCGTAGGCCGCCTGGGACTCGTCGCGGGCACGCTTGAGCTGTTGCTCGCGGGCTTCGATCCGCGACAGCATGGTGTTGAAGGCTTCGGCAAGGCTACCGATCTCGTCGTGGTTGCCGCGCGAGGCGCGCAGTGAATAGTTTTCTTCGCGGGTGACCTGGCGCGACAGCTCCTCGAGTTCGTGGATCGGTTGGGTGATCAGCCGCTTGATCTGCCGGGCGATGATCATCCACAGCAGCACGCTGAAGATCAGGATGCCCAGGCTGGCGGTAAAGGTCCCGGTGTAGAAGGCCACCGGCAATTCGCTGCTGGCTACCAGCAACAGGTGCCCGGGGGCCTGTCCGGGGCGGGGCATGTCGATGACCTGGTTGCTGCGGAACTCGGTCAGGCGCCAGGCCTCGACATGGCGATAGCGCTCCGGCAGCTTCAGGCGGTCGCTGTGTTGCAGCTGGGCCAGGCGGTCGCCCCTGCCGTCATAGATGGCGGCCGCGCGCAGGGGTGAATAGGTGTTGAGTTCCTTGAGCAGCGCCTCGGCATTGTCCGGCGACTCCAGGGCCTGGCTGGCCAGGTTCGGGTTCGATACCAGCCGGCCAATGGTCTGCAGCGCCTGGGGCGCCATGCTCTCCTGGGAGATCCAGTAGGCGGCGCTGATGAAGGTCAGGTTGGCGACCAGCAGTACGGTAATCAGCAGTACCAGCAGCGCGGCGAGGAGTTTCTGACCGACCGGGAGGTTTTCTAGGCGCTGGCGCAGGGGCATCGCGGGTCCTGTCTGGCAAGGTGAGAGAAACGGCGGGCCTCGATCGGCGCCCGACCGTGACTGAGTGTATCAAACCGTCGGTTTTTGCCGCGGGCTTTTGCCAGGGGCGCGATTTGAACAGGATGGGGTGGGGTTGCCGGAGGAGCGTGCGAGGCCGATCAGTCGACTGGCAGGCCGTGGTTCGCCAGGTGTGTGGCCAGGCGCTCGCGCAACTGCTCGAGGTGGGGCAGGCTCAGGTGGTGGCGAGCCGCCGCCGCGCAGGCGTAGCCCAGCAGGTAGCTGATCTCGGTACGCCGGCCCTGGGCGACATCCTGGTACATGGAGGAGTAGTTCGCCGCCGTAGCCTGTATCACTCGCTGCACCTCGTTGTGCAACTCTTCGGCGGCCGCCGGCTGGCCACAGCATTGCAGCAGCTCGGTCAACTCGGCGCAGAGCGTGGCCACTTCACAGTGGTGATCCAGCAGGCCGCCGTTGCGGCAGTCGTAGAGTACCGTCAACGGGTTGATGGCGCAGTTGAGCGCCAGCTTGCGCCATAGCCGGGTCAGGATCTGGGTGTTCCATTCGTGGGGAATTCCCGCCTGGGCCAGGTCCTCCAGCCAGGGCGGCGGCAATGGTTGGGCAACATCACCCAGCCAGGTGAAGCCATGGCCGGCGAAGACGACTCGCCAGTCTGCCTCGCGGAATGCGCCTTCGGTACTGGAGGCGAAGATGCAACGGGCAGAGGGTAGCAGTGCGGCGACGGCATCCTGGCTACCGAGACCGTTCTGCAGCAGGATCAGTTCGGCATCCGCGCTCAGGCGTGGCAGCAGTTGGGCGACAGCGGCATGCGCATCATAGGCCTTGCAGGCTACCAGCAGGCGGGTAATCGGTTCGGCGGCATCAACTGTCTGTGCGGGGATGGCGAACCGGTGGGCCTGGCCCTGTTCGACCAGGGTCAGGCCGCCGCTGGCCTCATAGGCGGCCAGCCGGGCCGCGTCGCGCAGGATCAGCCTGACCGGCAGTCCGGCGCGCGCCAGTCGTGTCGCCCACAGGCTGCCCAGGCTGCCGGCGCCGAGGACATGCCAGGTGCTGCTCATCAGTCGCGGGCCGGCAGGCGCTTGGCGCTGACCACGCCGTCGGCATAGGACTGGGCCAGCAACTGGGCGGCCTCGTCGAACAGGGTCTGCTGGTCCAGGGGCAGGCACTTGCTGTCCAGGCCCACCAGGCTGATCCCCGCCTTCAATTCGACGGGGCCGACGTTGGTCATGAATGGTTTGAGGTTCAGGCCGTCATACAGGCGCTTGAAGCTGCTCGGGGCGCAATCGCGCAGGTCGGGCGGCATGGTCATCAGCACGAAATGCTGGTCGTCCAGGCGGGCCAGCACGTCCAGCGGGCGGACCAGCTGTTGCAGGCGACGGGCGACGCCTTGCAGCAGTTCGTCGTAGAAATCGTTGCCGTACTCGCGTTGCAGTTCGCTGGCCTGCTGGACCCCGATCAGCAGGTAGCAGATGGCACCGCCACGCGCCTGGACCTGGCGCAGGCTGTCGGTCAGCTTCTGGCGCAGGTAGCGGGAGTTGCCGAGGCCGGTCAGGGAGTCGACGAGGTTGCGCTGCTCGAGGCTGGCGATGTTCTGGCGCAGCAGGCGGTTTTCCTGGCGCAGCCGCTGCAGGGTGCTGCATTGGCGATCAGCGGCCAGGACCCGGGTCAGCAGCAGGCGTTCGATGTCCTCGGGGGCGATCAGGTCGTCGATGTCGTTGTCCGACGTATCGTCGAGCAGGCTGAGTGGCGTTTCGGAACTGATCAGCAACATGTAGGTGTAGTGATCGTTCATCTCGTCGCGCTGCCTGACCTTCTCCGCCAGTTTCAGCCCGGCCTCGCCGACGCAGACCACCACGCTGGCCGCGCGCTGGTCGATCTGCTCCAGCGCCAGGACCGCGTCGTTGGCCTGGCGGATGTCCTGGTATCCCGCACGCTGGAGGCTGCTGCCGAAGGCGCTGCTCACCAGATGACCATCACTCACCAGCAAAATGCTCAGATCCGGGTTAGGCATGGGGGGCTCTTAAGTGAATGAGTGGTTGGAAGAACCGTTATAATGCTGGCGGATTTTAACCGTCAAACCCGGCGCGCTCCATCGGTATTGGGCGCGCCAAGATTAAATTTGGAGAAATCGCATGCCGTCGTTCGACGTGGTATCCGAACTGGACAAACACGAAGTCACCAACGCCGTCGAGAACGCCGTCAAGGAGCTGGACCGTCGTTATGACCTCAAGGGCAAGGGCTCCTTCGAGTTCAAGGACAAGGAACAGACCGTCAGCATGACGGCCGAAGCCGAGTTCCAGCTGGAAGCGATGCTGGAGATCCTGCGCATGGCCCTGGTCAAGCGCAAGATCGACGTGAAATGCCTCGAGGTCAAGGATGCCTACGCTTCCGGCAAGCTGATGAAGCAGGACGCGACTTTCAAGGAAGGCATCGACAAGGAAATGGCGAAGAAGATCGTCGCCCACATCAAGGATTCCAAGCTGAAAGTGCAGGCGGCCATCCAGGGTGAGCAGGTCCGCGTGACCGGCAAGAAGCGTGACGACCTGCAGGAAGCCATTGCCAACCTGCGCGCCAAGGAATTCGACCTGCCGCTGCAATTCAACAACTTCCGCGACTGATCCGGTCCGCCAGGGAACCTCTGGAAGTTATCGGCGTCGGAGGGCCCAGGCACGGCAGAAACGATTGAGCCTGCGGGGATCGATCGTTTTGCCGGGCAATCGCACGATAACAGGAGAGAACAATGGATCTGAACGCAGAAATGGATCATCTCATCAAGGCCTCCCAGGCCTGGATTCCGATGATCATGGAATACGGTAGTCGCGTGCTGCTGGCGATCGTCACCCTGGCCGTGGGCTGGTGGCTGATCAACAAGCTGACCGCCAAGCTGGGCAAGCTGCTGGCGCTGCGCAATGCGGACCTGGCGTTGCAGGGCTTCATCAGCAGCCTGTCGAACATCGCCCTCAAGATCATGCTGAGCATCAGCGTGGCGTCGATGATCGGCGTGGCGACCACCTCGTTCGTGGCGGCGATCGGTGCGGCCGGCCTGGCTATCGGCCTGGCGTTGCAGGGCAGCCTGGCGAACTTCGCCGGTGGCGTGCTGATCCTGATGTTCCGGCCGTTCCGCATCGGTGACACGATCACCGCGCAGGGCGTTACCGGTACTGTCGACAATATCCAGATCTTCCATACCATCCTGCGTACCGGCGACAACCAGACGGTCATCATGCCCAACGGCAGCCTGTCGAACGGGATCATCACCAACATCAACCGCCAGCCGACGCGCAAGGTGGTGTTCGATGTAGGGGTGGACTACGAGGCCGACTTGCAGAAGGCGCGTGAAGTGTTGCTGGAGCTGGCCAAGGATGAGCGAGTCCTGCCTGATCCGGCTCCGGCCGCAGTGGTTTCGGCACTGGGTGACAGTTCCATCACCGTTTCCCTGCGTGTGTGGGCGAAGACTGCCGATTGCGGCGACCTGACGTTCAAGTTCAATGAACTGGCCCGTGATCGTCTGAAGGAGGCCGGAATCGATATTCCGTTTCCACAGCGAGTGATCCGGGTAATGCAGGACGCACCGGTTAAATAAACCGGTCCCTATCTGGCTGAGCGGTCAGATATTAATGAGAGGGGCCCGAGAGGGTCCCTTTTTTATTGTTAGCATTTTAATGATGTCCGACACTTGAAGTGTTTTTGATAGTCTTGGCTTTGTACCGATTGGTACAACTTGTAGAAATTATCTTTGAATTCAATGGGTTCTTTTTGTTAGCTAGCTATTCAGTAATTTGCAATGATTTGCGGGTTCTTCGCACAATAAAAAAGGCCCATCACTGGGATGGGCCTTTCTTCAAGCGAGTATCGCTAATTACTTCTTGGCGATAGCCATCAGGTCGAGTGGGTACTCGGTGATCAGGCGGAACTCGTTGATGTTGCCTTCGCCTTCGTCGGCGTTAGCACGGTGCCAGGATTGGCGAGCGCGGAACGACAGGTCTTTCAAAGGACCAGCCTGGACTACGTACTTGGCTTCCAGGTTGGTTTCATGGTGACGGCCATCGCTGCCGTACAAAGGATTGCCGTTGCTGTCACGGTACCGGCTGTTGTCGGCGAGGTGGGTGCCGTCAATGCCTTGGCCGTGAACATAGCGAGCCATGAAGCTCAGGCCTGGGACGCCATACTCAGCCATCTTGATGTCATAACGAGCCTGGATCGAACGCTCGCCTGGGCCGTTGAAGTCAGAGTACTGGATGGAGTTGGCCAGGAAGATCGAGTCGCCGCCACGGTTGTTCTGACCCACGCCGATGTAGTCGAACGGGGTGTCGCCGTGAACCTTCTGGTACGCCAGGGTGATGGTGTGGGCCTTCAGGAACGAGTAGGCGGTTGCGAACGAGTAGGTGGTGTTGCTGATGTCACCTGCCAGGCTCTTGCCGGTATCGGTAGTGCGATACAGGTTGAAGTCGAAGTTCAGGGACTGATCCGAGCCCAGGCCCAGGGTGTAGTTCACGTTGGTGTAGTACTGGTTCCAGATGTCCTCGAGCTTGGCGCCATAGAGCGAAGCAGTCAGGTCAGGAGTGATTGCGTACTTGCCACCGACGTAGTCGATGCTCTTGGCTGCAACGCCAGCGTAGGTTGCGAACAAGTCACCGTTGTGACGAGTCTGGTCCTGGCTGCTGCCACCGGTAAAGTGACCGGCTTCGAGATCGAGATCTTTGACTTCGCTGCTCTGCAGTTGCAGGCCGCTGGCGGTTTGTTGGAACAGGCGGGAACCGCCGACTGCAAACACGGGGGCGGTGCTTGGCTGGAAGTCACCGATTTTCAGCTCGGTTTTGGAGATGCGGAATTTGATCGCCGCACCCGCTTTGCCAAAGCTGTTGTTGTTGTCGCGAATGCCGTTGGCATCAGCGATGCTGCGGCTGATATTGCCCGAGCCGGATTCTTTGTCCTGGCCGCTGAGCAGGAAGCCTGCGTTGCCGTAGCCTTCAACGGCTACACCAACGGTGCCCTGGGTGTAACCCGAGCTGAACTTGCCCAGGAAGCCTTGAGTCCAGTCTTCCTGGTCCTGGGCGGTGTTTTTACGGTCACGGTTGAAGTAGTAGTTCTTCAGAACCACACCTGCCGAAGCGCCTTCAACGAAACCCTTGGCATCAGCCTGGTCGGTCACGAAAGGTTCGGCCATTGCCAGTTGAGTGCCTGCTGCCGAAACAGCCAGGGCGATCATGCTCCACTTCATCACGCGCATCGTGATTTGCTCCTTTGGTTTTAGGAAGAGTACTGCCGTCCCACCTGTATTTTTATCTGGGCGGCTCTTTCTTTTTGTGTCGGCGCAAACTTATATCACGCTGACAAACTTGGCGATACTTGCTCACCTATCCTTGCGGCTTCTTTACGAGCGTGTCGCAAAAAGCTCGCTCCATGTCGCAAATACGCAGCCTTTTTTATTAACTGTACAACTTCAGTGCGGTTGTCGAACACCTGAGCATAGAAAGAAAACACATATGTTCAAGCGTCGTCCCGTCCAGCGTTGTTACCGTGTCGCGGAGCTTCAGCGTCCGATCAGGCCCTCTGTAGCGACTGTGACGTAACTCAATGCAACAAGCATGCACAAAGTTGAAAAATCGCCAGAAAATATTTCCCTGACTGTTCGGTCACGCTGAAACCCTTATGAAACCTGGGGTCAGCACCGTGTGGCATGGTGCTTGACGTATTACTTTCCCTTGTGCTGCTAATCCATTGATTACGTGCAAAAAGCCAAAAACGTTACCGCTTCACACCCTTGGGTGAGTAACCGGTGGATAAAAGGTGCACCAAGAATAGTCGCTCTGTGTGGTTTTGGTGCAGCGATGTCCATTGCCTGTTGCCGGTTGTACAGCCAACCTTTCCGACGAGAGGTTGCACAAGGCTGGCATGACGGCTCGGCACAGCTTTTCAGGAAAGGATGACGTTTTGATTATGCGGCCACGACTTTTCACGCAGGCCACAAGGTTGGCCGAGAACGGTGCGGGCCTGGTCCGTAATGGGGCGTGAGGGCCAGGTAGCCCATTAGCTTGCGGCAGTTGAAGCTGCACGGTGAACTGATGCGCGAAGGCGGGTATCCTCGTCGTTCTGTTTCGGGTGTGGTCGTGGGTGGGCTGCGCTTCCGGGCAGGTCATTCAGTTAAGCAGGAGTGTTTACGGTGTTCGTTCTCGATTCGCGTCTTCAACAAGACACCTTGCCGATGGGCGACTTTCCGTTGTGTCGCCTGCTGTTGTCCAACGATTCGAACTACCCCTGGTTCATCCTGGTGCCACGGCGTGCGGATATCAGCGAGGTATTCGAGCTGGACGCGGCGGATCAGGCGCAGTTGTGGCAGGAGACCAGTGCCCTGGCGCAGGTGCTCAAGCAGGTTTTCGCGGCTGACAAGATGAATGTCGCGACACTGGGTAACGTGGTCAGCCAGTTGCACATGCATGTCATTGTTCGCCATCAGGGCGATGCGGCCTGGCCTGCGCCAGTCTGGGGCAGGCATCCGGCCAAGCCCTATGCCGAGGCGCAGGTCGCGGCGATTCGCGAGCGGCTGGGCGCGGTGTTGGCCGAGGGTTTCTCCTATGTACAGGCGCAGCCATGAACCTTGAAGAGCGTGTTACCGAGCTGGAAACCCGCCTGGCCTTTCAGGATGACACCATCCAGGCGCTGAACGATGTGCTGGTGGGGCAGCAGCGCGAGGTCGAGCGTCTGCAGTTGCAGATGGCCGCCCTGATCAAGCGTCATGAGGAAATGGTCGGGCAATTCGGCATTTCCGAAGATGAGGCGCCACCGCCCCATTACTGAAGCTGGCCGGTAAATCGCCAGGCATGAAAAAACCGCGAGCCGGGTGACGGCCTCGCGGTTTTTTTGAGCCTGGAAACGACTCAGCGGCGTGGCGATGCTGCAACCACGTCTTCGGCCTGCAAGCCCTTGTCCCGGTTCATCACCGAGAACTCCACGCGCTGGCCTTCGACCAGGACGCGGTGGCCTTCGCCACGAATGGCGCGAAAGTGCACGAAAATATCATCGCCGGAATCGCGCGAGATAAAGCCGAAGCCCTTGGAGGTGTTGAACCACTTCACGGTACCGGTATCACGGTTGCTCATGTCGTAGTTGTGCGAGGCGGTGGACGGCGAGGACTTGTAGAAGCTGACCGCCAGGTGCAGCAGGACGGCAACTACCGCGGCTGCCAGGCTCAGCAGTACGGCAGGCTGGCCGGCGATCATCGACAGCGGGGCGAGCAGCACCAGGGTCTGCAGGACGACTGCGAGGATCAGCAGGACGCTGACCAGGTTTTGCAGTTGATGGCGAGGACCCTTGTTCCAGTAGGGGATCACTGGTGCGAGGATCAGGTTGAGCAAGCCGAAGAATGCCAGGTACAGCGCATCGGGTTGTTGCAGGTAAGGCAGCGCTTCGGATCGCAGGCTGGGTATAAAGGAAAGCAGCAGGGCGACGGCGCCCGTTAGCAGGTGGACGATTTTCAACATTTGATTGACTCACTCAAGATTGATCGCAAGGAAGAGCTGGCAGCCCACGGTTCGCTTCTGACAAAAGAAAGGTGAGGCGGTGGGCACGTGTTCTACCAGCCTATGCGTCGTGCCGGGGTGCGGCACGACGACACGCCCTCAATTTAACAGCAAAGCCGGAACCTTCTCAAATCAACGGCTTGAGCGGTATTGGCGGGGTGCGGGGAGGGCTCTGGAACGCACTTCCCCGGTGCTGCACGGGGCGGCGACTCTTGCTAGAGTGCTCCTACACCTTCAGGGTGTGACTTCAATCACGTCAAGGGGATGCATATGGCTATTGATATCGGTATCAGCGAAGCAGACCGCAAGTCCATCGTCGAGGGGCTTTCCCGCCTGTTGTCGGATACCTATGTGCTTTATCTGAAGACCCACAACTTCCACTGGAACGTCAGCGGCCCGATGTTTCGGACCCTGCACTTGATGTTTGAAGAGCAATACAACGAGCTGGCGCTGGCCGTGGATCTGATCGCCGAACGGATCCGCGCGCTCGGTTTTCCGGCGCCCGGCACCTATTCGACCTATGCCCGGCTGTCTTCCATCAAGGAAGAGGAGGGTGTGCCGAGCGCCGAGGAGATGATCCGGCAACTGGTGCAGGGGCAGGAAGCGGTGACCCGTACCGCGCGGGGTATCTTTCCGCTGCTGGACAAGGTCAGCGACGAGCCGACTGCGGACCTGCTGACCCAGCGCATGCAGGTGCATGAGAAAACCGCCTGGATGTTGCGCGCCCTGCTGGAAGGCTAGGGCGATTGCGCACGGGCGGCCGACCCGCTCGTGCGGTCCCCGGCGCTGCCTGCGTGTGGCGTGCGCCGGTTGCGTTCCTGCCGCTGGGCGCCGGCGTTCCTCGTTTTCTGGTCGCTTCATCCTACGCAGGCCATGGTCCGGTCTGCTGGATAAGGAATTTTGCTTGCGGTTTTATGTAAGCGAGATTTTCCAAGAGCGCCCTTGTTCAAGGGCGTGCAGCGACGGAGTGCGAGGAAGATGGTGCAGTTGAAACAGTGTGGGAGGGAGTCCGGTCTGCTGCGCAAGACCCGGCCCGATCCCATGTTGCTGGAATTTGATATCGGATTGGCCAAGCCGGTTTCACGATCCGTTCGCCTGAACGGATTCGCGACCTGCCTGCGCCTGGAGGAGGTCTACTGGAAAGTCCTGGCCGATATGGCCGGGGTCCATCAGTGCACGGTCAATGCGCTGCTGTCGAATGTCGACATGGAAGTGCACCTGCGTTACGGCGGGGTGAAGAACTTCAGTGGCCTGATCCGCGTGGTCTGTATGGTGCACCTGCTGACGCTGGGCGGTTTGCAGCATTCGCGCTGAGCATGCCACGCTTGGGTCGCGAGCCGCCGGTCGTGGCAGGCAGGCGACTGGAGGGAGCGCAATGGCCGGTGTTGCGGCTGCAAAGCCTCGATTTAACAGATATAATCCCGCTCTTTGCTGCATGGCCCGACTCTGGGCACGGGCAGCAGTGATGTCGTTATCTGATTGTCGAGACGCCCCATGCCCATGTACGACTACCAATGCGCTTCCTGCGGTCATCAGCTGGAAGCCATTCAGAAAATCAGCGCCCCGCCTCTGGTCGATTGCCCTGCCTGCCAGGCGCCAGAGCTGAAAAAGATGCTGTCCATGCCGGGCTTCCGCCTCAGCGGTACCGGTTGGTACGAGACCGATTTCAAGACCGGCGCCAAGAAAAACCTGGCCGGTGGCGACAAAGCCGACTGAAAATGAGCGACACGAGCGGGCTCTGGCAAGCCACCGGCACTACGGTGTGTCAGACCTCCACCGAATTCGAATTACGAGAAGCGAAACCACGACCATGATGCGCAGCCATTATTGCGGCCAACTGAACGAGAGCCTGGAAGGCCAGGAAGTCACCCTTTGCGGATGGGTCCACCGTCGTCGCGACCATGGCGGGGTGATTTTCCTCGATATCCGTGACCGCGAAGGCCTGGCCCAGGTCGTTTTCGACCCGGATCGCGCCGAGACCTTTGCCACCGCTGACCGTGTGCGCAGCGAGTACGTGGTGAAGATCACCGGCAAGGTGCGCCTGCGTCCGGCCGGTGCCGGCAACGCCAACATGGCTTCGGGCATGATCGAAGTCCTGGGCTACGAGCTGGAAGTGCTGAACGAAGCGGAAACCCCGCCGTTCCCGCTCAACGAATACTCCGACGTCGGCGAGGAAACCCGCCTGCGTTATCGTTTCATCGACCTGCGTCGTCCGGAAATGGCCGAGAAGCTGCGCCTGCGTTCGCGCATGACCACCAGCATCCGTCGCTTCCTCGACGAAAACGGCTTCCTCGACGTCGAGACGCCGATCCTGACCCGTGCGACCCCGGAAGGCGCCCGCGACTACCTGGTGCCGAGCCGTACCCACGCCGGCAGCTTCTTCGCCCTGCCGCAATCGCCACAGCTGTTCAAGCAGCTGCTGATGGTGGCCGGCTTCGACCGCTACTACCAGATCGCCAAGTGCTTCCGTGACGAAGACCTGCGTGCCGACCGCCAGCCGGAATTCACCCAGATCGACATCGAGACCAGCTTCCTCGATGAAAAGGACATCATGGGCCTGACCGAAGGCATGATCCGCAACCTGTTCAAGGAAGTGCTGGATCTGGAATTCGGCGAGTTCCCGCACATGACCTTCGAAGAGGCCATGCGTCGCTACGGTTCGGACAAGCCAGACCTGCGTATCCCGCTGGAACTGGTCGACGTTGCCGACCAGCTCAAGGAAGTCGAGTTCAAGGTGTTCAGCGGCCCGGCCAACGATCCGAAGTGCCGTATCGCCGCACTGCGCGTTCCAGGCGGGGCGAGCATGCCGCGCAAGCAGATCGACGACTACACCAAGTTCGTCGGCATCTACGGCGCCAAGGGCCTGGCGTACATCAAGGTCAACGAGCGCGC of the Pseudomonas vanderleydeniana genome contains:
- the aspS gene encoding aspartate--tRNA ligase — its product is MMRSHYCGQLNESLEGQEVTLCGWVHRRRDHGGVIFLDIRDREGLAQVVFDPDRAETFATADRVRSEYVVKITGKVRLRPAGAGNANMASGMIEVLGYELEVLNEAETPPFPLNEYSDVGEETRLRYRFIDLRRPEMAEKLRLRSRMTTSIRRFLDENGFLDVETPILTRATPEGARDYLVPSRTHAGSFFALPQSPQLFKQLLMVAGFDRYYQIAKCFRDEDLRADRQPEFTQIDIETSFLDEKDIMGLTEGMIRNLFKEVLDLEFGEFPHMTFEEAMRRYGSDKPDLRIPLELVDVADQLKEVEFKVFSGPANDPKCRIAALRVPGGASMPRKQIDDYTKFVGIYGAKGLAYIKVNERAAGVDGLQSPIVKNIPEANLNVILDRVGAVDGDIVFFGADKAKIVSEALGALRIKLGHDLKLLTCEWAPMWVVDFPMFEENDDGSFTALHHPFTAPKCTPEELEANPAGALSRAYDMVLNGTELGGGSIRIHRKEMQQAVFRLLGINEAEQEEKFGFLLDALKYGAPPHGGLAFGLDRLVMLMTGAQSIREVIAFPKTQSAACVMTQAPGLVDAKALRELHIRLRETPKAE